The following coding sequences are from one Streptomyces sp. NBC_01232 window:
- a CDS encoding ion channel protein, translating to MATDTPSPASPPGVPESPLRVLLPQILPALVIGVAASLLYIGISELSDQLKHVVWDALPDALGIGGYSSLWMIVVLTVTGVAVGLVVWKVPGHAGPDSASTGLEDPPLAPAIVPGLLVASTLALAGGVSLGPENPIIAANVALAYWLGRKVAPTAPGALWVMLATSATIGALFGTPVASALVVSEALTHRPTDRGSLWDRLFAPLIAAGAGAMTTSLLTDFTFDLSLPQVTDPGLDDLLAAMVVAAAAALFGLFSCYAFPYIHGAFRRLRHPMLMLPLGGLLLGVLGALGGPLTLFKGLEQIKDLTSNIGGWSSGDLAKMTVIKLVALVIAASCGFRGGRIFPAVFVGVAFGMVAQALVPEIPPAVAVSAGVLGVLLATTRQGWLSLFTAAVLTPQPVLLPMLCMASLFAWLIVTGRPQLQLDESGASRH from the coding sequence TCACCGCCCGGCGTCCCCGAGAGCCCGCTCCGAGTCCTGCTGCCGCAGATTCTTCCCGCGCTCGTGATCGGCGTGGCGGCGAGCTTGCTCTACATCGGAATCAGCGAGCTCTCCGATCAGCTCAAGCACGTGGTGTGGGACGCCCTTCCGGACGCGCTGGGCATCGGCGGCTACTCCTCTCTCTGGATGATCGTCGTGCTGACCGTGACCGGTGTCGCGGTGGGCCTTGTCGTGTGGAAGGTTCCGGGACATGCGGGCCCCGATTCGGCCTCCACCGGGCTGGAAGATCCCCCTCTTGCTCCGGCGATCGTGCCGGGTCTGCTGGTGGCGAGCACGCTCGCGCTGGCCGGCGGTGTCAGCCTCGGCCCGGAGAACCCCATCATCGCGGCGAACGTCGCGCTCGCCTACTGGCTCGGCCGCAAGGTGGCCCCCACCGCGCCCGGTGCGCTATGGGTCATGCTCGCCACCTCCGCCACCATCGGCGCCCTCTTCGGAACCCCGGTGGCCTCGGCCCTGGTCGTCTCCGAAGCCCTCACCCACCGGCCGACCGACCGGGGCTCGCTGTGGGACCGGCTCTTCGCCCCGCTGATTGCTGCCGGGGCCGGGGCGATGACCACCTCGCTGCTCACGGACTTCACGTTCGACCTGTCGCTGCCTCAGGTGACCGACCCCGGGTTGGACGATCTGCTCGCCGCGATGGTCGTGGCCGCCGCCGCGGCCCTGTTCGGCCTCTTCTCCTGCTACGCCTTTCCCTACATTCACGGCGCCTTCCGGCGGCTGCGGCACCCGATGCTGATGCTGCCCCTCGGCGGCCTGCTCCTCGGCGTGCTCGGCGCGCTCGGCGGGCCTCTGACGCTCTTCAAGGGCCTGGAGCAGATCAAGGACCTCACTTCGAACATCGGCGGCTGGTCCTCCGGCGATCTGGCGAAGATGACCGTGATCAAGCTCGTCGCCCTCGTGATCGCCGCTTCGTGCGGTTTCCGGGGCGGCCGGATCTTCCCCGCCGTGTTCGTCGGCGTAGCCTTCGGCATGGTTGCCCAAGCGCTCGTGCCGGAGATCCCCCCGGCTGTCGCCGTCTCCGCAGGTGTGCTCGGCGTGCTGCTCGCGACCACCAGGCAGGGCTGGTTGAGCCTCTTCACCGCCGCCGTCCTCACCCCCCAACCCGTGCTACTTCCCATGCTCTGCATGGCTTCTCTGTTTGCCTGGCTGATCGTCACCGGCCGTCCCCAGCTGCAACTGGACGAGTCTGGCGCTTCCCGGCATTGA
- a CDS encoding DUF2254 domain-containing protein — MGVMTSWADRFRLRQYVKASLWIVPTLGLVLGVLLAEVAIAADGEDWPPSGWRYSSTTASGVLTAIVGAMVALLGFVVTIGVLVVQQATGTLSPRYMRLWYRDRLQKAVLATFTGTFAFAFSLLRSIESASVPDLGVTLAGAAVAVSLVLLLVYLNRFTHSLRPVAVAELVMSMGGAVFTSGAAAIRDAAPREEGAVPSDGPVMRVRTVRGGAIQAFNVAGLVAEAARHDCVFVVTRLVGDFVPPGAVLVEVHGGASRPDPERVTRFVALGAERTIEQDPAFALRVLVDIAIRALSPAVNDPTTAVQVINYVEWFLHTVGKARLPGRYVLADRAGDARLVLPGRDWEDYLQLAVCEIRDYGQSSVQVSRRIRAMLDSLLDILPPQRHPSVRAELSLLEESVEREFTDPARRAIAQQADSQGIGGQHSS; from the coding sequence ATGGGTGTCATGACGTCCTGGGCGGACAGGTTCAGGTTGCGGCAGTACGTCAAGGCCAGCCTGTGGATCGTGCCGACGCTCGGTCTCGTCCTCGGTGTCCTTCTCGCCGAAGTCGCGATTGCCGCCGATGGTGAGGACTGGCCGCCGAGCGGCTGGCGCTACTCCTCGACGACGGCGAGCGGCGTGCTCACCGCCATCGTGGGGGCGATGGTGGCGCTGCTCGGATTCGTCGTCACCATCGGCGTGCTCGTCGTGCAGCAGGCCACGGGCACCCTTTCGCCGCGCTACATGCGGCTCTGGTACCGGGACCGGTTGCAGAAGGCGGTTCTGGCGACCTTCACCGGGACGTTCGCGTTCGCCTTCTCCCTCCTGCGCAGCATCGAATCCGCATCGGTCCCCGACCTTGGCGTCACCCTGGCCGGCGCGGCCGTGGCCGTCAGCCTCGTGCTCCTGCTCGTCTATCTCAACCGGTTCACCCACAGTCTCCGACCCGTGGCCGTCGCGGAGCTGGTCATGAGCATGGGAGGGGCCGTGTTCACGAGCGGCGCGGCGGCGATCCGGGACGCCGCGCCGCGTGAAGAGGGAGCCGTGCCGTCCGACGGTCCGGTGATGCGCGTGCGTACCGTACGGGGAGGCGCCATTCAGGCGTTCAATGTGGCCGGGCTGGTTGCGGAGGCAGCGCGCCACGACTGCGTCTTCGTCGTGACCCGGCTGGTCGGAGACTTCGTACCACCCGGCGCCGTGCTCGTCGAGGTCCACGGAGGCGCGTCCAGACCTGACCCGGAACGGGTGACCCGTTTTGTCGCCCTCGGGGCCGAGCGCACCATCGAACAAGACCCCGCTTTCGCCTTGCGGGTCCTCGTCGACATCGCCATCAGGGCTCTTTCTCCGGCAGTGAACGACCCCACGACCGCAGTGCAGGTGATCAATTACGTTGAGTGGTTCCTGCACACGGTCGGAAAGGCGCGCCTACCCGGGCGTTACGTTCTGGCCGATCGCGCCGGGGACGCCCGGCTCGTACTCCCGGGCCGGGACTGGGAGGACTACCTCCAGCTCGCCGTCTGCGAGATCCGTGACTACGGACAGTCGTCCGTCCAGGTCTCCCGACGGATCCGCGCCATGCTCGACAGTCTCCTCGACATCCTGCCCCCGCAGCGGCACCCCTCGGTGCGCGCGGAGCTGAGCCTGCTGGAGGAATCGGTCGAACGGGAGTTCACCGACCCGGCCCGCCGGGCCATCGCCCAGCAGGCCGACTCACAGGGCATCGGCGGACAGCACTCCTCCTGA
- a CDS encoding glycoside hydrolase family 15 protein encodes MNDYPLIEDHGLIGDLQTAALVTTDATIDWFCCPRFDSPSVFGSLLDRRKGGHSTVRPAAETYTTKQLYHPDTAVLVTRFMTEAGAGEVVDFMPVTGTIATGRHRLVRMMRCVRGSMVFEGEIAPRFDYGRQPHELHLSEHGALFTSKDMDLAVHLVREPQDERLLSVLSVDENDLRFSLSLRAGQQRGLVMESSPGGPPHEVRGEEFERLFHETVGFWRSWLGQSTYSGRWREAVERSAVTLKLMTYAPTGALVAAPTTGLPEQLGGERNWDYRFTWIRDASFSVYALLGLGFKEEAAAFISWLHDRVKQEAGQGNGSGPLNVMYRVDGSSDLVEETLEHWEGYCGSAPVRIGNGAASQLQLDIYGEALDSIYFAHRHAMHLDNGGWKALHTLLDWLVDHWDQPGEGLWETRGGRKDFTYGRVMSWVAFDRAVRIAADDGRPAAHGRWGDARDEIYTQVLSKGWDPDKQAFVQHYGDDVLDSSLLRMPTVGFITPGDPMWKSTLDAMERELVSDSLVYRYNPEASPDGLRGSEGTFSLCTFMYVDALARTGRTDMARLVLEKMLTYANHLGLYSEEIDLTGRQLGNFPQAFTHLALIDAAITLDAILQGAQRDRR; translated from the coding sequence ATGAACGACTATCCCCTGATCGAAGACCACGGTCTGATCGGTGATCTGCAGACCGCGGCGCTCGTGACGACCGATGCGACGATCGACTGGTTCTGCTGTCCGCGGTTCGATTCACCGAGCGTGTTCGGCTCTCTCCTCGACCGGCGCAAGGGCGGCCACTCCACCGTGCGGCCGGCTGCGGAGACGTACACGACCAAACAGCTCTATCATCCCGACACCGCCGTCCTGGTGACGCGCTTCATGACCGAGGCCGGGGCGGGGGAGGTCGTCGACTTCATGCCGGTGACCGGAACGATCGCGACCGGCCGGCACCGTCTCGTCCGCATGATGCGTTGTGTCCGCGGAAGCATGGTGTTCGAAGGGGAGATCGCGCCGCGCTTCGACTACGGCCGTCAGCCGCACGAGCTGCACCTCTCCGAGCACGGGGCCCTGTTCACCTCGAAGGACATGGACCTGGCCGTCCACCTCGTCCGGGAGCCGCAGGACGAGCGGCTGCTGAGCGTCCTCTCGGTCGACGAGAACGACCTGCGATTCTCACTGAGCCTGCGGGCGGGGCAGCAGCGCGGCCTGGTCATGGAGTCGTCTCCCGGAGGGCCTCCGCACGAGGTCCGCGGGGAGGAGTTCGAGCGGCTCTTCCACGAGACCGTCGGCTTCTGGCGTTCCTGGCTGGGTCAGTCCACCTACTCGGGCCGTTGGCGCGAGGCGGTGGAGCGTTCGGCGGTGACGCTGAAGCTCATGACCTACGCGCCGACCGGTGCTCTCGTCGCCGCCCCGACGACGGGTCTGCCCGAGCAGCTGGGTGGCGAACGCAACTGGGACTACCGGTTCACCTGGATCCGCGATGCGTCGTTCTCGGTGTACGCCCTGCTGGGCCTGGGCTTCAAGGAAGAGGCGGCCGCGTTCATCAGCTGGCTGCACGACCGGGTGAAGCAGGAGGCCGGCCAGGGGAACGGCTCCGGACCGCTGAACGTCATGTACCGCGTCGACGGCTCCTCCGACCTGGTCGAAGAAACCCTGGAACACTGGGAGGGGTACTGCGGCTCCGCCCCGGTCCGCATCGGCAACGGGGCGGCGAGCCAGCTGCAACTGGACATCTACGGTGAGGCGCTCGACAGCATCTACTTCGCGCACAGGCACGCCATGCACCTCGACAACGGGGGCTGGAAGGCCCTGCACACACTGCTCGACTGGCTCGTCGACCACTGGGACCAGCCCGGGGAAGGGTTGTGGGAGACCCGAGGCGGCCGAAAAGACTTCACCTACGGCCGTGTGATGTCCTGGGTGGCCTTCGACCGCGCCGTGCGGATCGCCGCCGACGACGGCCGTCCGGCGGCCCATGGCCGCTGGGGGGACGCGAGGGACGAGATCTACACGCAGGTCCTCAGCAAGGGATGGGATCCGGACAAGCAGGCGTTCGTGCAACATTACGGCGACGACGTGCTCGACTCGTCGCTGCTGCGCATGCCGACGGTCGGCTTCATCACTCCGGGCGATCCGATGTGGAAGTCCACCCTGGACGCGATGGAGCGTGAACTCGTCAGCGACAGCCTGGTCTACCGCTACAACCCCGAGGCGTCACCCGACGGGCTACGCGGCTCCGAGGGAACGTTCTCCCTGTGCACGTTCATGTACGTCGACGCACTGGCCCGGACAGGCCGCACCGACATGGCCAGGCTGGTGCTGGAGAAGATGCTCACCTACGCCAACCACCTGGGCCTGTACTCCGAGGAGATCGACCTGACGGGACGGCAGCTGGGCAATTTTCCTCAGGCGTTCACGCACCTGGCCCTGATCGACGCGGCGATCACCCTGGACGCGATACTCCAGGGCGCGCAGAGGGACAGGCGGTAG
- a CDS encoding cation:proton antiporter, translating to MTDDEILLGLALTVVLATGSQILASKLRVPALIILLPVGFAAGAVTDVVRPDRLLGPDFSNLVSLSVAVILYDAGLGLDLRKLAHHTRGIVGRLLLYGVLLTFFVTGTVAPAMFGMPLRVAAMLGMILVVSGPTVVGPILDFVRPSDKVRRILIWEGTLTDPIGAILGALTFHAVASTHRIDIGRGYQLGQFAISLAFGLVGGAVATALLWFALRTLRLGETLGTLAQLAVVIGVSAGCDVLRDDTGLIAAILAGLAAANIRGFDMPSRRPFFETLVQLIIGLLFISISSTVTPASVVPVLLPALGLIAILVLVVRPLVALGAAAHTDLSKGERAFVGWMDPRGIVAAATASAFSSGLVERGVPGAAKILPVTFLVIVGTVVLYALTAAPMARRLGVVTEEGRRVLLVGGEPWVVDLGRALRSAGLDVLMWAGLDEERERIKGAGMDLAKGELLATAINPGARVEGVTAVFLATDDDDFNALASIVMQDTVEGLVYRVGPPHDSHGVVAPYTGGDILFGRSLVRHTLAERYERGARFIVQPATAPLPREHDTLFVVRADHRLDPVTERKPATPQEGDTVVLLGPAPTAAGQ from the coding sequence GTGACCGACGACGAGATCCTTCTCGGACTCGCGCTGACGGTGGTGCTCGCCACCGGCTCGCAGATCCTGGCCAGCAAGCTGCGCGTCCCGGCGCTGATCATCCTGCTTCCCGTCGGTTTCGCCGCCGGCGCCGTGACTGACGTCGTCCGCCCGGACAGGCTCCTGGGGCCGGACTTCTCGAACCTGGTCTCACTGTCGGTCGCGGTGATCCTCTACGACGCCGGTCTGGGACTCGACCTGCGCAAGCTCGCCCACCACACACGGGGGATCGTGGGCAGACTGCTCCTGTACGGCGTGCTGCTCACCTTTTTCGTCACCGGGACCGTGGCACCCGCGATGTTCGGCATGCCTCTGCGGGTTGCCGCAATGCTCGGCATGATCCTCGTCGTCTCGGGGCCCACGGTCGTGGGGCCGATCCTCGACTTCGTGCGGCCGAGCGACAAGGTGCGGCGCATTCTGATCTGGGAAGGGACGCTGACCGACCCGATCGGCGCCATCCTCGGCGCCCTCACCTTCCACGCGGTCGCCTCGACGCACCGGATCGACATCGGCCGTGGCTACCAGCTGGGCCAGTTCGCCATCAGCCTCGCCTTCGGGCTGGTCGGTGGGGCGGTGGCCACCGCGCTGCTCTGGTTCGCTCTGCGCACCCTGCGACTCGGCGAGACCCTGGGCACGCTGGCTCAACTCGCCGTCGTGATCGGCGTATCCGCGGGCTGTGACGTCTTGCGGGACGACACGGGGCTCATCGCCGCGATCCTGGCGGGACTCGCCGCGGCCAACATCCGCGGCTTCGACATGCCCTCGCGCCGGCCCTTCTTCGAGACCCTGGTCCAGCTGATCATCGGACTGCTGTTCATCTCCATCTCGTCCACCGTCACCCCCGCGTCCGTCGTGCCGGTACTCCTTCCCGCGCTCGGCCTTATCGCGATCCTGGTCCTCGTGGTCCGCCCGCTCGTGGCCCTGGGTGCCGCAGCGCACACGGATCTCTCAAAGGGGGAGCGCGCCTTCGTCGGGTGGATGGACCCACGCGGCATCGTCGCGGCGGCGACGGCGTCGGCGTTCTCCTCCGGACTCGTCGAGCGCGGGGTGCCCGGGGCAGCGAAGATCCTTCCGGTCACCTTCCTGGTGATCGTGGGCACCGTTGTGCTGTACGCGCTGACGGCGGCGCCGATGGCCCGACGGCTGGGCGTCGTCACGGAGGAGGGCAGGCGTGTGCTCCTGGTGGGCGGCGAACCGTGGGTCGTCGACCTGGGAAGGGCTCTGCGGTCCGCCGGCCTCGACGTGCTGATGTGGGCGGGACTCGACGAGGAACGGGAACGGATCAAGGGGGCGGGCATGGACCTGGCCAAGGGCGAGCTGCTGGCCACAGCCATCAATCCTGGGGCGCGGGTGGAGGGGGTGACAGCCGTCTTCCTGGCCACTGACGACGACGACTTCAACGCGCTCGCGTCGATCGTGATGCAGGACACTGTCGAAGGGCTGGTCTACCGGGTCGGGCCACCGCACGACAGCCACGGCGTGGTGGCTCCGTACACCGGCGGCGACATCCTCTTCGGCCGCTCGCTGGTCCGGCACACCCTGGCGGAACGCTACGAGCGGGGGGCCCGGTTCATCGTGCAGCCGGCCACCGCCCCGCTCCCGCGAGAACACGACACCCTCTTCGTGGTGCGCGCCGACCACCGGCTGGACCCCGTGACGGAGAGGAAGCCGGCCACCCCGCAGGAGGGTGACACCGTCGTCCTCCTCGGTCCCGCACCGACGGCCGCCGGACAGTGA
- a CDS encoding universal stress protein — protein MSRPVTVGVDGSEGSVAALDWAADEAELRGTGLRLVYATRWAQHQLGAMRVSHEDRAGDAVGVLASAEERVRDRKPDLAVTTDEIEDAPNSVLLAAAAEADLLVVGSHGLGSVRGFIVGSVGQEVVADSKRPVVLVRPENEESGAGATEGRDRRKVVLGLDVTEVRDELMEFAFDFARRHGVMLEIVHTWHAPFAQRHKAAEDADMASALSDAVRPFRDTFPAVEVSEVSTPGRAAEQLVEAVSDARLVVVGRRRAARGSHIGSVAHALIHHASCPVAVVPHS, from the coding sequence ATGTCACGACCTGTCACTGTGGGAGTGGACGGCTCCGAGGGCAGTGTGGCGGCCTTGGACTGGGCCGCCGATGAGGCGGAGCTGCGTGGCACCGGCCTGCGACTGGTCTACGCCACTCGGTGGGCGCAGCACCAGTTGGGGGCTATGAGGGTGTCACACGAGGATCGCGCCGGTGATGCGGTGGGCGTACTCGCCTCCGCCGAGGAGCGTGTCCGGGACCGGAAGCCAGACCTCGCGGTGACCACCGATGAAATCGAGGACGCCCCCAACAGCGTGCTGTTGGCTGCCGCGGCGGAAGCGGATCTGCTGGTTGTGGGTTCACATGGTCTTGGTAGTGTCCGCGGTTTCATTGTGGGTTCCGTGGGCCAGGAAGTCGTCGCGGACTCGAAGCGTCCGGTGGTCCTCGTACGCCCTGAAAATGAGGAGAGCGGGGCTGGTGCCACCGAAGGCAGGGACCGCCGAAAAGTGGTCCTTGGGCTCGATGTGACCGAAGTGAGGGACGAGCTCATGGAGTTCGCCTTCGACTTCGCCCGGCGGCATGGGGTGATGTTGGAAATCGTGCACACGTGGCATGCCCCGTTCGCTCAACGCCACAAGGCGGCCGAGGACGCCGACATGGCGTCGGCGCTCTCAGACGCCGTACGCCCATTCCGTGACACGTTTCCGGCGGTGGAAGTGTCCGAGGTATCCACGCCGGGGCGGGCAGCCGAGCAGCTCGTCGAAGCCGTATCCGACGCGCGTCTGGTGGTCGTCGGTCGGCGCAGAGCGGCCAGGGGCTCCCACATCGGTTCGGTCGCTCACGCCCTCATTCACCACGCCTCCTGCCCCGTGGCGGTCGTACCCCACAGTTGA
- a CDS encoding arylsulfatase, with amino-acid sequence MAQSSWSEYRPGQRFPGVIGRTTEESSPAWPQPVRAVAGAPNVLFIVLDDTGFGQFGCYGSPIETPHLDALAAGGLLYSSMHTTSLCSPSRSCIITGRNHHANGMAAITELATGYPGYDGQIPFENGFLSEMLLQHGYNTYMVGKWHLTQSEQESAAGPYDRWPLGRGFERFYGFLGGDTSQWYPDLVYDNHQVEPPATPEEGYHLTEDLVERAISFIADAKQVAPDKPFFMNLCTGAAHAPHHVPKEWADRYRGRFDDGWDAYRERTFARQKELGVVPADTQLSPHDPDVPAWESLTPDARRLAARMMEVYAGFLSHTDHHLGRLLDFLKETGEFDNTLIMVVSDNGASPEGGVTGTTNELQAFNNAPEALEESLSRIDEIGSPTTFNHYPWGWTWAGNTPFRRWKRETYRGGVSDPFLVHWPAGIRARGEVRGQFAHIIDMVPTVLDVLDIEAPATIRGVTQSPLHGVSFAHTFDDAAATSRHRTQYYEMFGHRAIDHDGWRAVCPWPGPSFAEAGRPFGAPITMADLDDLDAHHWELYHVDQDIAETRNLAQEHRSKLIEMIALWYMEAGKYNVMPIDGSAFARLMTERPQITENRTSYTLRPGTQSLPAAVAPRVLNRPHSVTADVEIPPGGAEGVLISQGTNAGGWSLYVKDGHLHYAHNYVQRTLHHVASAETVPEGRHALRFEFEPTGAPDIARGKGAPGRAQLYIDGRLVGESDMPVTTPVTFNPGGMTCGTNPGSAVTPDYRAPFRFTGTLHSVTVDLSGDLIVDAESEMRMHMARQ; translated from the coding sequence ATGGCGCAGTCGTCGTGGAGTGAGTACCGGCCGGGGCAGCGGTTCCCGGGGGTGATCGGGCGGACGACCGAGGAGTCGAGTCCGGCGTGGCCGCAGCCGGTGCGGGCGGTGGCGGGTGCGCCGAACGTGCTGTTCATCGTGCTCGACGACACGGGGTTCGGGCAGTTCGGCTGCTACGGAAGTCCGATCGAGACGCCGCATCTGGACGCGCTGGCCGCGGGCGGGCTGCTGTACAGCAGCATGCACACCACCTCCCTGTGCTCGCCGTCGCGCTCCTGCATCATCACGGGCCGCAACCACCACGCGAACGGCATGGCGGCGATCACGGAGCTGGCCACCGGCTACCCGGGCTACGACGGGCAGATCCCGTTCGAGAACGGGTTCCTGTCGGAGATGCTGCTGCAGCACGGCTACAACACGTACATGGTCGGCAAGTGGCACCTGACGCAATCGGAGCAGGAGTCGGCCGCGGGCCCGTACGACCGGTGGCCGCTGGGGCGGGGCTTCGAGCGGTTCTACGGGTTCCTGGGCGGGGACACGAGTCAGTGGTATCCGGACCTGGTGTACGACAACCACCAGGTCGAACCGCCGGCCACGCCGGAGGAGGGCTACCACCTGACGGAGGACCTGGTCGAGCGGGCGATCTCGTTCATCGCCGACGCCAAGCAGGTCGCCCCGGACAAGCCGTTCTTCATGAACCTGTGCACGGGTGCGGCGCATGCCCCGCACCATGTGCCGAAGGAGTGGGCGGACCGCTACCGGGGCCGGTTCGACGACGGCTGGGACGCCTACCGCGAGCGCACCTTCGCCCGGCAGAAGGAGCTCGGAGTGGTGCCGGCGGACACGCAGCTGTCCCCGCACGATCCGGACGTGCCCGCGTGGGAGTCGCTCACGCCCGACGCGCGGCGCCTGGCCGCACGGATGATGGAGGTCTACGCCGGGTTCCTCTCCCACACCGACCACCACCTCGGGCGGCTGCTGGACTTCCTGAAGGAGACCGGCGAGTTCGACAACACGCTGATCATGGTGGTCTCCGACAACGGTGCGAGTCCCGAGGGCGGCGTCACCGGCACCACCAACGAGCTGCAAGCCTTCAACAACGCGCCCGAGGCGCTGGAGGAGAGCTTGTCGCGGATCGACGAGATCGGCAGCCCGACCACGTTCAACCACTACCCGTGGGGATGGACGTGGGCGGGCAACACCCCGTTCCGGCGGTGGAAGCGGGAGACCTACCGCGGCGGCGTCAGCGACCCCTTCCTCGTCCACTGGCCGGCCGGCATCCGGGCCCGCGGTGAGGTCCGCGGTCAGTTCGCGCACATCATCGACATGGTGCCCACCGTCCTGGACGTCCTCGACATCGAGGCGCCGGCGACCATCCGGGGTGTCACCCAGTCGCCCCTGCACGGGGTCAGCTTCGCCCACACCTTCGACGACGCTGCGGCGACGAGCCGCCACCGCACCCAGTACTACGAGATGTTCGGGCACCGGGCGATCGACCACGACGGGTGGCGGGCGGTCTGCCCCTGGCCCGGCCCCTCCTTCGCCGAGGCCGGGCGGCCTTTCGGCGCCCCGATCACCATGGCGGACCTCGACGACCTCGACGCCCATCACTGGGAGCTCTACCACGTCGACCAGGACATCGCCGAAACCCGGAACCTCGCCCAGGAGCACCGCAGCAAACTCATCGAGATGATCGCCCTGTGGTACATGGAGGCCGGCAAGTACAACGTGATGCCGATCGACGGCAGTGCCTTTGCGCGCCTGATGACCGAGCGCCCGCAGATCACCGAGAACCGGACCAGCTACACCCTGCGCCCCGGCACCCAGTCCCTGCCCGCCGCGGTCGCCCCCCGTGTCCTCAACCGCCCGCACAGTGTCACCGCCGACGTCGAGATCCCGCCCGGTGGCGCGGAGGGCGTCCTGATCAGCCAGGGCACCAACGCCGGCGGCTGGTCCCTCTACGTCAAGGACGGCCACCTCCACTACGCCCACAACTACGTCCAACGAACCCTGCACCACGTCGCCTCCGCCGAAACCGTGCCCGAGGGGCGGCACGCGCTGCGCTTCGAGTTCGAGCCCACCGGCGCCCCCGACATCGCCCGCGGCAAGGGAGCGCCCGGCCGCGCACAGCTCTACATCGACGGCCGCCTGGTCGGCGAGAGCGACATGCCGGTCACCACCCCGGTCACGTTCAATCCCGGCGGCATGACCTGCGGCACCAACCCGGGATCGGCCGTCACCCCCGACTACCGGGCACCGTTCCGCTTCACCGGCACCCTCCACAGCGTCACCGTCGACCTGTCCGGCGACCTCATCGTCGACGCCGAGAGCGAGATGCGCATGCACATGGCCCGCCAGTGA
- a CDS encoding multicopper oxidase domain-containing protein, producing MQPGEERVLRSYPLDAGLDFWNQRFGGGDDSFDVMQLRAAPTLRPSTELPRALVAAALPTGEESARSRFFELKMSGINGRKMDMSRVDETVTRGTAETWTLRNNDGMPHNFHVHDVQFRILDINGAAPPPPLRGPKDTVFIPSGSTVRIALRFDGPADPGTPYMYHCHLLYHEDKGMMGQFVVVDPGRPAATPKPAPASGSHQH from the coding sequence ATGCAGCCGGGCGAGGAAAGGGTCCTGCGCTCCTACCCCCTGGACGCCGGACTGGACTTCTGGAACCAGCGTTTCGGTGGCGGCGACGACTCGTTCGACGTGATGCAGCTGCGTGCGGCGCCCACCCTGAGGCCGTCGACGGAGCTGCCGCGGGCACTGGTGGCAGCGGCGCTCCCCACCGGTGAGGAGTCGGCCCGCAGCCGCTTCTTCGAGCTCAAGATGTCCGGCATCAACGGCCGGAAGATGGACATGTCCAGGGTGGACGAGACGGTCACCCGCGGCACGGCCGAAACCTGGACCCTCCGCAACAACGACGGGATGCCGCACAACTTCCACGTCCACGACGTCCAGTTCCGCATCCTCGACATCAACGGCGCAGCCCCGCCCCCGCCGTTGCGCGGGCCGAAGGACACCGTCTTCATCCCGTCCGGTTCGACGGTCCGCATCGCACTGCGCTTCGACGGCCCCGCGGACCCGGGTACCCCATACATGTACCACTGCCACCTGCTGTACCACGAGGACAAGGGCATGATGGGCCAGTTCGTGGTGGTCGACCCGGGCCGGCCGGCGGCCACCCCGAAGCCCGCGCCCGCATCCGGCTCACACCAGCACTAG
- a CDS encoding DUF6131 family protein, whose translation MIILGVILLVIGFVAGISILWTIGAILVVIGVILWILGAVGHSVGGRKHYW comes from the coding sequence ATGATCATCCTCGGCGTCATTCTCCTGGTCATCGGCTTCGTCGCAGGAATCAGCATCCTGTGGACCATCGGCGCCATCCTCGTCGTCATCGGAGTCATCCTCTGGATCCTGGGCGCCGTCGGGCACTCGGTCGGCGGACGCAAGCACTACTGGTAA